Proteins encoded together in one Argiope bruennichi chromosome 1, qqArgBrue1.1, whole genome shotgun sequence window:
- the LOC129968750 gene encoding cytokine-like nuclear factor N-PAC, with translation MVGADFEVGDLVWAKMKNYPFWPGKIVNPPSNTKSSPSKKAQHYVFFFGSENYAWILDENIVHHSEEMLQSTSNKKKSTTFKSAINKIMTESKNAPLKSRPLVKEKVKKELSVESPSVSMSGRKDSKSQRSQSKYENAKKQYFANVQKASQNRYFAKMQKKVRKKYFKDRSQSSRPREIFNLELNGANYQGVWSNLSDKVVPCTDKKIGFLGLGKMGKRCVKELLASGHNVTVWNRTFSKCSELVKLGADCAYSVASVIAKCDIIFCCVSGQDAVKSVIFGHDGVLAGLEGTRGKGYVELSTLDPITSEEIAEAIRQKNGIYLESPITETKKQGEAKAFAVICAGDFQLFHNCESCFHAIANDLYYLGSMVGIASKLNLLVSMFTNTVYAALAESLALIRILNLEPCDFLEFFKNSPLNCSLLLQKLEEMTSKNFIDEKEFQHRQRDLSYALALGNDVEQPMPLTSNANELYKRPNHLLYNCENGIFSGVSASRN, from the coding sequence ATGGTTGGTGCCGATTTTGAAGTTGGTGACCTGGTCTGGGCAAAGATGAAGAATTATCCATTTTGGCCTGGTAAAATAGTGAATCCTCCATCAAATACAAAAAGTAGTCCATCTAAAAAAGCACAACACtatgttttcttttttggaaGTGAAAATTATGCTTGGATTTTAGATGAAAACATTGTCCATCATTCAGAAGAAATGCTACAGTCTACTTCTAATAAGAAAAAATCAACCACTTTTAAATCAGCAATTAATAAAATCATGACTGAAAGTAAAAATGCTCCATTGAAAAGCAGACCACTTGTTaaggaaaaagttaaaaaagagtTGTCTGTCGAATCTCCATCTGTTTCGATGTCTGGAAGAAAAGATAGCAAATCTCAACGAAGCCAATCTAAATACGAGAATGCTAAGAAGCAATATTTTGCCAACGTTCAAAAGGCCTCACAAAATCGATACTTtgcaaaaatgcagaaaaaagtcagaaaaaaatattttaaggatagaAGCCAGAGTTCTAGACcaagggaaatttttaatttagaattaaatgggGCAAACTATCAAGGAGTGTGGAGTAACCTCTCTGATAAAGTTGTACCATGCACAGATAAAAAGATAGGATTCTTAGGTTTAGGAAAAATGGGAAAAAGATGTGTCAAAGAATTATTAGCATCTGGACACAATGTTACTGTATGGAATAGAACATTCAGTAAATGTTCAGAATTAGTTAAGTTAGGTGCAGATTGTGCTTACTCAGTAGCTAGTGTTATTGCTAAGTGTGACATAATATTTTGTTGCGTTTCAGGTCAAGATGCTgtaaaatcagttatttttggACATGATGGTGTTCTAGCAGGGCTTGAGGGAACCAGAGGTAAAGGTTATGTCGAGCTGAGCACACTTGATCCTATAACTAGTGAAGAAATTGCTGAAGCAATAAGACAGAAAAATGGAATATATCTTGAATCGCCTATTACTGAAACAAAAAAGCAGGGCGAGGCTAAAGCCTTTGCAGTTATTTGTGCTGGAGACTTTCAATTGTTTCATAATTGTGAAAGTTGTTTTCATGCCATTGCCAATGATTTGTATTACCTAGGTTCTATGGTTGGAATTGCATCGAAATTGAACCTTCTCGTAAGTATGTTCACAAATACTGTTTATGCTGCATTAGCAGAATCATTGGCATTGATTAGAATATTAAACCTTGAACCATGcgatttcttggaattttttaaaaattcaccttTAAATTGCTCTCTACTTCTTCAGAAACTAGAGGAGatgacttcaaaaaattttattgatgagaAGGAATTTCAACACCGACAGAGAGACTTGAGTTACGCACTTGCTTTAGGGAACGATGTTGAACAACCAATGCCACTTACTTCTAATGCAAATGAACTTTATAAGCGTCCTAACCATTTACTTTATAATTGTGAGAATGGCATCTTCTCTGGTGTATCAGCTTCTAGGAACTGA